One Coffea eugenioides isolate CCC68of chromosome 2, Ceug_1.0, whole genome shotgun sequence genomic window, CCATGTGGTGTAACTCTGTAACTCATTTGATTTCCTAAGTCACCATCAACTTCCCATTTACAATCAATCCCTTTGCATAGCTCCTCCTTAAAATTTTCATACACTTCATGTGTATATACACTTGCTGCATGCTGTAAAATCCTACAAGAAAATGTCATTGCCGGCGTACTTTGATTGCCTTTAAAATCTGCTACAGATTCATTATAGCGACGATCATCTAACAGCCTTTGGAAGTGTTCAAAAAATTCAAGTAAGCCATGTTTATAACTTACATACTTCTTTATCACACTGTTCATGGACTCACTTCGTTGGGTTGTGGTCATATCAGCACAAAAGGTTTCTCTCCCATACACTAAAGCCCATTTCTCTTTTATATCAAACATTTTCTTCAACCACTTGTTGTCTTCCAGACCATACGTTTTTAGCATTTCACTCCATCCCTCAAAAAAATCATCCTCATTTTCATAGTCATATATGCAGTGACTAAAATCTGtcgcaaaattttgaaaatctttaaAGACATCAGCTAGATGCGTTGCTGCATTTTGATAGATATGCCATATACATAAGCGGTGATACGTTGTTGGCCATTGAGAAGCCAAAGCTGTTGCCATTCTTCCGTCCTGGTCTGTAAGAATAGTTCTTGGTATTTTTCCCATCATAGCCTTAGCAAATGTGTCAAACAGCCATTCAAATGTCAGAATTGTCTCGTCATATAATAAAGCAGCCCCAAAAACAGTAGTTTGTTTATGATGATTTACACCAACGAATAATGCAATTGGCCTCCCATCTTTGTGTTTTCTATAAGTTGTATCAAAACAAACCACATCACCAAAATGAGCAAAATCCGTTCTCATCTTTGCATCAGCCCAAAATATGTTAGTTATCAAGTCATCTTCATCTACTTGAATGGcgtaaaaaaaatttggatccTCTAATTGCATGCCTTGTAAGTACTCTAAGACTCCTCCTGTGTCACCTTGCATCATTGGTATGGATCTTTTGGATCGtaagtaattttttaaatcatctcGAATGAACCCAAGATTTTCTCGTCCACCAACTTGTTTCGACATCAGTTCAATCGATTGTTTTGGTGTAATTCCGCAACTTCGGGCCATATCTATTTCAGCTTCGTGTGCCATTGTCAGATGTCTATGAGATCTGAATAAATGAGTTTTGCTTGGAGTTGATAGCTCATGATTATGTTCAGCAACAAATTGCACAACACGGTATTTTTCACCTTGTCTACAGCTAATTTTCATCCTTGCACTGCAATCACATCTTGTTTCTGGACGAGGACACTTAACAATCATATTGCGTTTGTCTTTTGGCTTTTTTCCTTCACGGGAGCAGCAAAAAACCCTGTCCAACATCAAATCACTATTTTTGTCTTTATGTCCCTTACTCAATCGAGTTCCAAAACCAGATGCTTTAgcatatttttggtaaaaatttTTGGCTGCTACTTCAGTATCGAATTCCATGTCAAGTTTCGGGACCAAGTCATCCGGTATAGccaaaggaagaaaaatttgaTTTCCTCGATTGCCATCAGTAATACAAAGAGGTAAGGCATTATCATTTATCTCCTGCAAGTCAACATCTTCAAAGTCCAATTTGCGACATGATTGGACTTCATGAGTTGGCAAATCATTCTCCATATTCCCCCAAAACCGAACAAATGACCTGTATCACATAGCCAACCGAATTTCACTAGAATAAAATAACCCATGCAAAAGTACTCGACCCATGAATGAAAAGTAGATATCCTCAGAGGGAATGATCAAACAAAGAGCAGATAACTTACTGTATAAACACCCAAGCTagaatattaaaaaataaataataaatagaaaaaatgaaaccgTCTTTGAGTATAATGTGTAAACCAATCTAGACCAATCTGCCGTAAAACTTATAGCTTAAGTCGACCTCTATCCGGTGCCTTTCAACCTTGCTTTAATTTGCTGAAAAGCTTgaggcccaaaaaaaaaaaaatctcttccATAACTCACCAATCTACACCACTCAATTCATATATAGTATTACCTTTTTCTTTGCCATAATGTTGGTCTCGAGAGCATTGCCCTTCATAATTATGATCTAAATCGTAATCATCAAATTGAAGTTGAAAGCTGGCTGCCTAAttcttttcaggaaaaaaaaatattgtccATGAATTATACTACCAGGCACTAGCATATGTTTCTTTCATCAATTTCGATGCTGGGGATTTAAGTTTGAGTTCGACATAATGGACTTACCCGGACGGATATGATGAAGAGTAGTAGTATACAGCAGATTAATGAAGAGTACTTGTGGGGCTGCGTTGCGATGAAGCTTTTGAGGAGGGCTGCGTTGCGATGAAGCTTGTGGGGTATTTTTTTTGTGCCTTGTTTAATctctaattttgatttttgggttttttattttaattgatgttGGTTATAGAGATTAAGTCACCCAAGCTAGATTAATCGGTTAACTAAATAAACATGGTTCGAGTTGGGTTGTTTCATGATTGGGTTAATAAAAGGACACTTGGCAAGTTTAGGAGGGGTGGGATAGGGTGTGAGACAGGGTTGTGGTACAGAGGATCCGTTGCGCTGCAAAACCGCCAAAAAAGGGTGAGGTGCGGTGGGGTGTGGATAGATTATTTAAGATACTATTAGAGAGGAGGCCGGAAACGGGTAGTATTGTACAACAGAGAGAGTGATATTTGTCAAGCTACTTATACGAGTCCCAATACGGTATTCAGCCGCTTAACGCACCAGCATCACTCTCTGCAAACAGGTACAACCACGGGGCAGAACGGGAGCAAGGCAGCAGAAGAAGCTAACCCCCTCAAGCATCATCAGATCAGATAGACCGACCCAGATAGATACCAAACCTTTACTAGTACTTCTAGTACTACCAGTACCACATTATTAGTCATAACAGCTAAGGAAAGCTTAGGAAAGGGAAAGGTAACCTCAGTACCAAAAACCTAAGCCTAACGTACGTGCCAACTGAGGTGCTCCTAATTCCTAAGACtcttcccttctttcttcctttctttctctctttctgcTCTTCTTCAGAACAACTCAGAATTCAGAAGCAAAATTTGCTAGCGCTCAGTACCATGTACACACCCAAACACCATATACTACTTATTAGTTCAGTACTTATACTGTTAATCTATTCTAGGTGCGTGGtttctttcaactttttaaACTGTAGCTTAATGCTAAGTGTTTGACACTTTCACAGTCTATTCTTGAGCTGCCGGTGGAGGCAACAAATTCCTCTTTTGTTTAGATCTCCGCTTGCGTTCTTGAGTTTTTGGCAGCTGGGCTTTGTGGGTATTTTGTGAGAAGCTACGGCAGATCTGGGTTTTCCTATTGGAATTGAGAGTTGAGGTTAAGATATTGTTGGATAGGGTTTATCCTAGAAAGCGAAGCAAAGAAAGAGAGGTATTGAGTGAGGGTGAGAACTGAGAATTGAGGAAGAAGGCAAAAGAGTATTGGGTAGCTGGTTGTGGTTGGTTGGGGCCGGGTGATTTTCCGTTTTTGGGTACAAGAAGTTTGGTCCAACATACGCTTTTGGAGTTTCTCTGTTGGATTTAGGGGTGTATTTATTAGATCTCGTATTTGCacatccaaaaaaataaaaaaagcaagGCAAAGAAGAAACCATTTGCTATTTGCTATTTTTCATTTCCACTAGTAGACCAATGTAACGGATGCGGCCAATCCAAAAAGCAATTTTGGCTGTTTGTTTGTTGATACATTGTGGAAGAGAACAAGGTCAAGCAAGTGTTAGCAGCTAGCTTAGCTCAGTTCCGTTTCTTGATAAAGAAAAAAGCGTTATCTTGGGCTCCGACCACATTCTTGAATAGTTAGAAAATCTTTCTCCCTGAAGAACGAAGCATGGCGAACAGGTGGTGGGCTGGAAACGTGGCTATGAATCCGTTAGTATCACCATCGACTCCATCTCCTTCTCTTCACCTAAGAAACAGTGCTACTGCAGAAGATGAGAATGCTGCTGGGCTAAACAGGCTTGGACAGCAAAGGAGAGACCAAGACTTCTTGGATAACACTACAacaaccaccaccaccaccaccaataCCACTGCCACTAACAGCAGCGGAAGCAACAATAACCCTGATGAAGAAGATAGCCGGGAAAATGAGCCCGAAGCTGAGGAAAATCCCGGAGCACTTGAAATCTCTGAGCCGGGTAGCGGCGGTGGAAGTTCTGGAAGGCGACCTAGAGGCAGACCACCCGGCTCGAAAAACAAGCCAAAGCCGCCCATTGTGATAACAAAAGAAAGTCCTAATGCTCTCCGAAGCCATGTGTTGGAAATAAGCAGTGGGAATGATGTTGCTGAGTGCATTGCTGCCTATGCCCAACGGCGCCATCGGGGCGTCTCGGTTTTGAGTGGAAGTGGTATTGTGACGAATGTGACTCTGCGGCAACCGGCTGCACCTGGTGGGGTGATAACCCTTCACGGGAGATTCGAGATATTGTCTTTATCAGGTGCATTCTTGCCTGCTCCTTCCCCTCCTGGAGCTACTGGTTTGACAGTGTACTTAGCGGGCGGTCAAGGGCAAGTTGTTGGTGGAACAGTTGTTGGTCCCTTGATGGCATCTGGGCCGGTAATGGTTATAGCTGCAACGTTTACAAATGCAACTTATGAGAGGTTACCTCTGGAGGAGGAACCAGCCGGTGAAGGGATTCAATTGCAGGCAGCATCAGTAGTTAATACTGGAACTATCACTGGTGCTTCTTCAGCTTCTCAATCTCATGGTATGGCTGATCCTGCATCCTCTATGCCTTTATTCAATCTACCACCTAATATGCTTCCCAATGGCCAAATGGGTCACGAGGTCTTTTGGACTACTCCTCCTCCTCGCCCCCCACCATCTTATTAAGGTCAAATGAAAAGTGGTAGATGAACTATACTTACTAGTCACTTGTTTGTTCTCGAGCTCTAGGTCTCGTAAACTTAGGAAGTAGTAGCAAGGTTAGTTTTTACTTGACCCTTTTGTATTCCTTGTGAATCGCATTTTCCAATTGGATATTTAGGTTGATGGATGCTTTTGTATTTAATGAATGTAACTTTTGTTTTTATAAGTTCCATTCTCTTCTTTGAGCAATAACTATTTAATTCATCTTTTCCTTTAGTGAATGGCTTATTCAGGGGTTAGACAGGTGGTGGAGATGCTGGCATAGAAATGTTGTCCATGAAATATGGTAACGTAAGTAGGTTACTCATCTTTCACAAGTACTTCGAAGAAGTACTACTCTTCTTTAATtcgaatcttttaataaaaacaaTGATTTCTTCAATAAAATAGCTGGTGTAGTTGAATGCTTGATAACTTTATTGTAACTTTACTGTGTTTGTCAccgtgtgtgtgtgagagagagagagatggttTAGTTCATCTGCATTCTTCATGAATCTGTCATTTCTCAACTCAATTGGCTGGAAAAGGTGGTTCCTTTTAGGTTGCATGCTTTAACATAATTGAGCTTAGTATtgatcttaatttttttttttttgctgtcaACTTGGTTCagaaattttgtttgatttcatCTCTACCATCTCCAAATTGAGCATCACTAAATGGGAAAATTTTAGGACCTGTTAACTATTCCAAGCAATTAACTCATGTTCATGTACCATGTTTATCAAGGATGATATTAAGAAACAAATGTTGGAGTATTGTGTTTGacaattttctttttgataTGTCAAAAACCTCATAAACAAGTTTGTCTAGTTAGTGTGTGAGTTAATTTGCCAGTGCTATTGAGTGTGTTTGTGCACTCGTTTAGAATGGGTGGTTTCTCAATTACAACCAATTAGCCCTATAATTATGTGCGTTTATTACATGAAATATGGTTGGCTACAAGTGTTCATTAATTGTGTGCATGGGtttctcttttaatttttttgttgttgtgaGTGttagggggggggggggggggggagtggAGTAAATTAGGTTAAAATGTTCCTTTATTTGTTCTCACACAGCAAACAATCTAATAGTGTAATAGTTCTTATACATCATCTTgccatttcttcttttttccatttttaggtaaGCAACCACAATTGCAATTCAGACGCTTTATACACGTCCGTCTAGCTTTAACCTAGTGCAGATTATATGTCTACTTGTTCTTGGTTTTCCATTAACTTTCGAAAACAAAAACTTAGAccatcaaatgataaaattccATATAATACGAATCCACAGTGGCAAAAGGGGTAAAAAAAAGGAGTTGAGCTTGGCTAATTAGTATTAGCAATTAAAGTGTTGGGTACACAGAATAGGAAACATTTTGATTTTGCTGCAGTAGTGGAATATGTCTATGTAATCCGCTTAGTAGTAGGATCAAGGTTGTCTTCTCTTGCATAAACTCAAAGTCTATGCTTCCATTGAGCTAGCAATTGCTGACTTGAGGTTGAAAATGATTGTTGTATGCTTGGTGCAAAAGATGGGGAggaggactttttttttttttttttttttttttttaaattgaggTTTATGTATACAGATGATTGTAGCTTCTAGGATGCTGGAATACAAAATAGTTGTTCATGGAAGTGTATGCTTTGGTGGCTTCTTTCCTAGTGTTCTTCCTAATCATATGGTTCACCTATGTTGAACTCAGTGCTGGCTTATGGATCTCATATATCCAAATGAAGCACCAACATTCTTAAACTTGAAGCGTAACTTTCCCAATGTTGTTAACATTGACTCTCAACTTGATAAATACTTGCTTGACACCTATAGTGCTAAGTGTCTAGTATCTCTTGTCTAATACGTAATAATTCACCATGTGATTTAATATCACAATGTACTCCTCTTTGTATAGGGAGAAAATCATAACATAATCAActaaaatataactcatttcaGATAAAAGTCAATTATTCACGGACATGAACTTTAGGTACTATTTTTTTCTTGCAAAGTCTATACATCAATGCTGCAGCATACTTGTTGGCATGAACAGACAGTTTTCTTTGTTTGTGTGTACTCTGTTGAATAGGAGATGCGTGAAGGAGGGCATACCATGCAGGTTGCACATTACATATATGTATGTGTTTGAATATATGTGCACGCACTCACTAGCATATGCATGTCTTAGAGTACATTCTGAGCATGTTTAGTGTATTAGCATACCCCTTATCCACAAATACATAATTCTTGGACCCTTCTTTATATGTTTGTGTCTGGGCAGCAAATAAGTTTGAAAGAGGTCACGTTCTTAGCAACATTTCGTCTTATCTAGGTTGCAATATTTCATTGGTTGCTGTGTCCTCCTATTTCATTGAGTTTCCTCCCATCTTAATAGTGATAGCATGTGTGTCATTCTTGACGTCATGACTACTCTACAAACGAATCAAGTTGTTCACAAGCCGGCTCGGTTAAAGCGACTTGAACTTAGTCAACATTGAGTTCAAGTCAAATTCGAGTCGACCAAGTCATCGAACTCGAGCCAAGCATAGAGAAACTTAGCTTGTCGACTCGTGAGCTGGCTcgaatacatatatattattttaataatgaaattacatgtatatctctaatattttattatttattaagaaaaataatta contains:
- the LOC113755555 gene encoding protein FAR-RED IMPAIRED RESPONSE 1-like, whose amino-acid sequence is MENDLPTHEVQSCRKLDFEDVDLQEINDNALPLCITDGNRGNQIFLPLAIPDDLVPKLDMEFDTEVAAKNFYQKYAKASGFGTRLSKGHKDKNSDLMLDRVFCCSREGKKPKDKRNMIVKCPRPETRCDCSARMKISCRQGEKYRVVQFVAEHNHELSTPSKTHLFRSHRHLTMAHEAEIDMARSCGITPKQSIELMSKQVGGRENLGFIRDDLKNYLRSKRSIPMMQGDTGGVLEYLQGMQLEDPNFFYAIQVDEDDLITNIFWADAKMRTDFAHFGDVVCFDTTYRKHKDGRPIALFVGVNHHKQTTVFGAALLYDETILTFEWLFDTFAKAMMGKIPRTILTDQDGRMATALASQWPTTYHRLCIWHIYQNAATHLADVFKDFQNFATDFSHCIYDYENEDDFFEGWSEMLKTYGLEDNKWLKKMFDIKEKWALVYGRETFCADMTTTQRSESMNSVIKKYVSYKHGLLEFFEHFQRLLDDRRYNESVADFKGNQSTPAMTFSCRILQHAASVYTHEVYENFKEELCKGIDCKWEVDGDLGNQMSYRVTPHGKTSHHLVTYDSSTNSICCSCKKFEFAGFLCSHALKILMTLNIVTIPDAYILKRWTKAAKTGNVHVSSESSPEMELKAKLSFRYKELSYLYMQLMTKASECDEAYQIAKDGFWKMSEQMDACCQGKKKMKEVRIEEHCSVYQDVDTNPSEIAYNKIKGIKVKEKVTYKSSKRPRSALEMATKKRKYKVKEKFSSKRLQEFGISIEDIYNRRNPTNMTQLLQTLDPNLTQGYDLMSSSSIAHHQHQ
- the LOC113760721 gene encoding AT-hook motif nuclear-localized protein 15, producing MANRWWAGNVAMNPLVSPSTPSPSLHLRNSATAEDENAAGLNRLGQQRRDQDFLDNTTTTTTTTTNTTATNSSGSNNNPDEEDSRENEPEAEENPGALEISEPGSGGGSSGRRPRGRPPGSKNKPKPPIVITKESPNALRSHVLEISSGNDVAECIAAYAQRRHRGVSVLSGSGIVTNVTLRQPAAPGGVITLHGRFEILSLSGAFLPAPSPPGATGLTVYLAGGQGQVVGGTVVGPLMASGPVMVIAATFTNATYERLPLEEEPAGEGIQLQAASVVNTGTITGASSASQSHGMADPASSMPLFNLPPNMLPNGQMGHEVFWTTPPPRPPPSY